ACAGCGGATCGGTATTGCACGAGCTCTGGCTGTGGAACCTGAATTCATCGTATGTGATGAGCCGTTGTCTGCACTGGATGTGTCGATACAGGCTCAGATCGTACAATTGCTTGAAGAGTTACAGCAGCGACTCGGATTGACGTATCTCTTCATCGCGCATGACTTGTCCATGGTTAAACATATCAGTGACCGAGTAGCTGTCATGTATAACGGGAAAATTGTGGAGCTGGCCGAGAGTGAAGAACTCTATTCCAATCCGCAACATGCCTATACCAAGGCATTGCTGTCCGCTATTCCTGTGCCTGACCCAGCGGTAGAAGCGAAGAAAAAGAGACATGTTGTCAAAGAAACAACAAGAGAAAATGTTGAAGTAGAGGACCGTTATAATCTGGAACATTCCAAGTGGGTAGAAGTCACGGAAGGGCACTGGGTAGCTATATCTAGCTAGTGCAATATATAGTCTTTTTAACTACAAAAGAACCCCGACGATGATCTCCACAGATCGTTATCGGGGTTGAGTTATATGTTCTTTGTATAATGGCAGTAATCAAAAGCGATTATTTGAATTGAACCGATTTCTTGATGGTATCAATCTCGGCTTTGGTCTTATCATCCACGTAAGTGAATATGAAGTTGAAAGCATATCCTTCAATAATTGTACTATAGTAATCTTGAGTAACGGTTGAACCGTCACCTGGATCCATCGTGATTTGCATCAGATCCATCTCTTTACCACCGATGGTTTCCGTTGTCATTTCCTTATAATCGTAAGGGAACTGGCTATCCACCATGAATTTTTTGGTTGCTTCCAGGTAGTCTTTACCTGTACGAATGCCTTGCAACAAGCTTACTTTCTCAGCAATGGCCATAGCGGAAGGGCCAACTTGACCTCCGTCCAATGGGTACTTTGAAGCCATAAGCAGATTCAATGTTTTGGTCTGAGACAGTTCAATTTGTTTTTTCTTCGTTTCATCATCACCAGCAATCGCTTCGGATGAAGCACTTGTCAGCTCATTCATGCCTGCAGCATCCTGGAACTCCCATGCTTCCGGGAATTTCAGAGATACGCCAAAATAGTCATTGGTGTAAGAACCTTTTTCCGTAGTCCCCAGCTCAACGTCTTGGGAATTATCAGTTTCCTTGGACTCTTCGCTTGCTGGTTCTGTGTTTTCTGTTTCTTCTGTATTCGCTGTATCAGAATCAGTACCAGTCGTTGTTTCTGTCGGGGTAGGCTCTTCTGTTGCAGCTGTGTTATCTGCTTTGTCACCGCAAGCGGCTGCAACCAGCATAATCATAATGAGCATGGCGAATAAAGAAGCTTTTTTTGGAATTGTCATATTACCCTCCTGAAATGTGTGTGTGTTTGTTTCTCTCTCTCTACATGTTGCCTGCTTCCTAAATTGTAGCACAAACGTTCTCATATACTACCTATAGGAATCTATAGGGGTCTTCTATACATAAGACATTCGGCTGGCAATTGAAACAGCTTCTGTGCTGGATTGCACACCTAATTTGTTAAAAATCACTTTTTTGTGATGATTCACGGTGCATTCCTTGATCTTTAATTTCAAAGCAATGGCTTTTACCGTGAGGCCTCCGGCTATCATCTCCAGAATGGTTAACTGACGCTCGGTGAACTCCACTGCCGGTTTGTCGCACAGTTCAGCAGTCTGTTGACTCTGGTAACAGTTCTGCATGTACGCTGGAATTAGCTTGGCAATGGCGATCAGTTCACCCTGCATATCCGCATTAATGGTGGACACATCCAGATAACCGACATGTTGCGAACCCATGGACAGAGGTGCGGCGTAACAATGCCAGCTTTGAAAATAAGGACTTTCATGCTGCTCGGGGAGCAGCAGTACAGGCTTATTGTTATCCATCGTTTCTGATATGGCGTTAACTCCACAGCTCTTTGCAGTGAAGAACATGCCCGGACGAATGGGGGAATGTTCTACTACAGCTTTTAGATCTGAACTGTAATTCATGGAGAGGAGCACACCGTTGGTATCGGCGAGTAGAAAAAGATAAGTGCCCGTTAAATTCTCTTTGATAACCGAGATACTGTTCTGGAATGCATGAATCAGGAAATGATTGATTTTACGAAGCCTATCCAGACTGGATTTTGGTAAATAGTCGAACGGGGCCGTTCCTGCTGCATGAGAGCAAGTTGGGGACTCTTCGTGTTGTGAGGCAAATGTAATGGCAGGCATGTTGTTACCTCCTTGCTGTACAGTTCTCATCCAATCGTTTGAATGACATGTCCTTCTTGGTCCTTGATTTCTGTTCTAACAATCTGAACGAGAATATGATCCAATGAAGTTATCTCAAATGTTCCTTCAACCGGGCGAAGGTTCTCTGCCAGCTCCTCAACAATTTGTTTGTTCACCGTCAGGGTAACTTGTCTGTCCGATTCCAATACGGCTGGCTGTTCTCCTGCTTCGAATAGAATATTCGTATCAGGTCCGATCAAGGATAGAGAGGCACCTTTCGAAATTCGGCTACGAAGGATGGTGCCAACTAATGCGGCTTGTTTGGCTCCAAGCTGGAGTTTGGCCGGAACCGATTTTTGCAGCAATTTTTTGCGAGGAGACTCCCAAGTCAGTTGTTGTATGAATAAAAACGCTGTGCTGGACCCGTCCTGCTCCATTCCATCCTCAACCGCTTGTATAACCGAAGGAATATCTGCGTACGAATTTCTCATCAGATCCGTCACATATTTGGGCATGAACATGGAGGAGGCAGACAGGAATCCACGAGCATTCCAGCTTTGAATCATTTCCAGTTCCCGACCTGTAATGCCAACCATCTGAATAAATTGCACTGAACCATTAGGCGTAGAGATCGCGGGTAGATCCGGATCTTCAATAAACGAGAGAGCAGTCAGCAAAGTATCAGACTCCAAACAGATGGGGCCATTGGCATCCATGTAATCTCCTGGCTGAAAGATGTTTCCGCTGTTGAACACGTAACGTCCTACATTCTGTAGCAGATTCAGCGCCCAGGCTGGCGGATCAGTCTCTGCTTCACTGCGTGTAAGACGAAAGGTGAGTTCGAATCCATACCCGTTCTTGGATGCATCCTGCATCTCTTTTTCATATAATTCAGAGAAACCGTAGGTAACAAAATGCCAGTGAGGCATGGGTGTGTTCACCTCATAAACGCTAATACCATCGAGTGGATCGGGACCTCCGAGCATGTACGGAAGGGCAGTGCCGTAGTGTTTTGGCTCTTGTTCCCCATACAATTCACGCATGGATTGATCAATCGCATCCCAACCGGATGTGTTTTCTTCCTGAGTCATTATTGAATCCTCCTTGACTGTTCTTTCCCCCGAAAAACATTTAAAATTAAGTCTACCTGTTACAGAAACGGATTCAAGCGGCTTAAGGATGAATTGTGTCAGATAGGACTTCGGTGTTATTAATTGCAATCCAGGGAGTGAAATTACATGAGTATGAAAGGTATCTATTTAAAGGAGTTTAATCAGGCAAGCTGGGACTCATTTTCCGAAGGGTTTGAAGAACTTGAACAAAAGTTGGACCACGCGTGGGTAGAACGTGCGAGATTACAAGGGATTCCGGCAGATATAAGTCGGGTGCTTTTGTGTGAAATGGGGGAGTACGCTTTTGATTGGATAGCGAAAGATATCCCGGCTTTAGGGGACCAAAGTCCCGCTGTTTACCTGGAAACGGAGGAAGGAGCGCAGGCATTAAGGGCAGCGATTATGCGTATGCCGCGTTAATTTTTTCGATGGTGAGAGTGTGCGAACGATCATATGATCCAGTGAAGTTGATTTTGCAAAATAGATATGTTACGCTTACATTACAAGAGCAAACACAACAGAATATGCAATAACATCTTTTGATGGATTGTAACTGTGAAGACAGGCAAAACCTAAACTGATGGTGAAATGAAAGCTCCTTTTTTGGTGCTATTTTACCTTGAGTTTAGGTTTTTCTTGTTTTCTGCTCTAAATTACACCATTTTTCACCTGGAAAAACCAAAATAAATTTCGAAAAGAGGTTGTTATTCATGACCACGGCAAAAAAAGGATTCCCCGAAAACTTCCTATGGGGCGGCGCTACAGCTGCCAATCAATTGGAGGGTGCATTCGATAAGGACGGCAAAGGCCTCTCCACAGCGGACATGATCGCTCATGTTCCGAAAGAGAAGCGTACAGGCGGACATGCCATGGAAATTTCCTCTTCCCGAATTGAAGAGATCCTCTCCGGCAAAATTGAAGAACGTTTCCCGAAACGTTTTGGTATCGATTTCTACCATCACTTTAGAGAAGATATTGCATTGTTTGCCGAAATGGGCTTCAAAGTATTCCGTTTGTCCATTCACTGGGCACGTATTTTCCCGAACGGTTATGATCAAGAGCCAAATGAAGCAGGCTTGAAATTCTACGATGAAGTATTTGACGAATTGTTGAAATATGGCATCGAGCCGCTCGTTACATTGTCTCACTATGAGACTCCGCTTGGCTTGACGCAAAAATATAACGGCTGGGCTGGCCGTGAAGTAATCCAGCACTATGTTAGATATGCAGAAACGGTGTTCAACCGTTATAAAAATAAAGTGAAATACTGGCTGACGTTTAATGAAATTAATGTCATGCTGTTCAGCCCGTACACTGGCGGCGGCATTCTGATCGATAAAGTGGACAACAAGCTGCAAACCACTTATCAAGCGCTGCATCATCAATTTGTAGCAAGTGCATTGGTAACGAAGCTTGCACACGAAATTATCCCTGGTTCCCAAGTGGGTTGTATGCTTGCTCGTATGGAAACCTATGCAGCAACATGTAATCCGGTAGATGTTCGTCTGGCTCAACACGAGAATCAGATCAACCTCTTCTTCACGGACATGCACGCTCGTGGTAAATACCCGAACTACATGGCTCGTTATTTTGAAGAAAACGACATCGTGATTCAAAAAGAAGCAGGCGATGATGAGATCTTGCTGAACAATACCGTTGATTTCATCTCCTTCAGTTACTACATGTCCGTAACCAAATCTGCATCTGCAGACAAGGAAGAAACAACGGGTAACCTGACTGGCGGCGTGAAAAACCCTTATCTGGAAGCGTCCGACTGGGGATGGGAGATCGATCCGATCGGTTTGCGCGTAACCCTGAACAACTTCTGGGATCGCTATCAGAAACCATTGTTCATCGTAGAAAATGGTCTGGGTGCATATGACCGTGTTGAAGAAGACGGTTCGATCCATGACTCCTATCGTGTGGATTACCTGAAAAAACACATCGAACAAATGAAAGAAGCCATCAAAGACGGCGTCGATCTGATTGGATTTACAGCATGGGGCCCGATTGACCTTGTGAGTATGTCCACTTCCGAAATGTCCAAACGTTATGGTTTCATCTACGTGGATCTGGATGACGAAGGTAACGGAACTCTCAAACGTTCCAAAAAGGATTCATTCGACTGGTACAAAAACGTAATCTCCAGCAATGGTGAACAGCTGTAGTTCTCTCGTTTCCAGGATTGTTACCGCATAAAAAGCGGGCAAAACCTAACACGAAAGTTGGCATGGAAGGAATCTGATGTTCCTGACAGCCCTTTTAGTTGGAGATTGTCCGCTTTTTCCTGTTGGCAAAGGATAGAGTAATGTATTTAGACAAAGAATGAAAATACCGTTAATTAGAGAGGAATGATTGACATGACAACACCATTTCCGAAGGACTTCCTATGGGGCGGCGCTGTAGCAGCCAACCAACTTGAAGGAGCTTATAATACAGATGGCAAAGGTCTGTCTGTTCAAGATGTAATGCCACACGGGATTACAACACCTAGAACGGAAGCACCTACAGAAGATAACCTGAAACTGATCGGTATCGATTTCTACAACCGCTACAAAGAGGATGTTAAACTTTTTGCTGAAATGGGCTTCAAAGTGTTCCGTACATCCATCGCGTGGTCCCGTATCTTCCCTAAAGGTGATGAATTGGAGCCAAATGAGAAAGGTCTGCAATTCTACGATGACCTGTTCGATGAGTGCCACAAATATGGTATTGAACCACTCGTAACGATCTCTCACTATGAGACACCACTACATTTGTCCAAAACGTATGATGGCTGGGTTAACCGTAAAATGATTGATTTCTACGAGCGTTATGTAACAGTGCTGTTTAACCGTTACAAAGGCAAAGTGAAATACTGGCTGACGTTTAATGAAATCAACTCCATTCTGGAGGAACCATTCATGAGCGGCGGGATCTACACGCCAAAAGCAGAACTGTCCAAACAGGATCTGTACCAAGCGATCCATCATGAATTGGTAGCTAGTGCCCTGGCTGTTAAACTGGGTCATGAAATTATGCCTGAAGCCAAAATCGGCTGTATGGTACTGAGCATGCCTACGTATCCGCTGACTCCGAATCCGGATGATGTGGTTGCAGCAATGCATGCGGAACAGCGCAATGATATCTTTGCTGATATCCATGCACGTGGTTACTATCCAAAATACATTAATCGTTATTTCAAAGCGAATAATATCAATATCAAGTTTGAAGATGGCGATGCTGAAATTCTGAAGCATACCGTAGACTTTATCTCGTTCAGTTATTATGTAAGTATCTGTGAGACAGGTGATCCGGAGAAACGGGTTGAAGGAAAAGGAAACCTGTTCGCAGGTGTGCAGAACCCTTATCTCAAAGCGAGTGAGTGGGGCTGGCAGATCGATCCGCAAGGACTACGCGTAACGCTGAACAAATACTGGGACCGTTATCAAAAACCATTGTTTATTGTCGAAAATGGTCTGGGTGCAGTGGATGAGTTAATCACGGACGAAAATGGCAATAAAACGGTGAACGATGATTACCGTATTCAATACTTGAATGACCATCTGGTACAGGTGGGCGAAGCTCTTGAGGATGGCGTAGAAGTGATGGGTTATACGTCATGGGGCTGTATTGACCTGGTAAGTGCTTCAACAGCAGAGATGAAGAAACGTTATGGTTTCATCTATGTAGACCGCAACAATGATGGTTCAGGAACATTGGATCGTTACAAGAAAAAATCATTCCATTGGTACAAGGAAGTTATTAGTACAAATGGCGCAAGTCTTAAGAATAACAACGAGTAAATACTAGTTCTGCAAGCATAGTTGTACAAGCACCTTCTGATGTCACATTAACGCACATTAACCGCTTTCACAAAAACATTGTCATATGGATAATTATATGGTAAGATGGGCCTAAGGCTAATGAATACTGGATTGTTACTGTTCAATCAGGCAAAACCAGAAGCGGGGCATATTTCGTGACCTGCTTTGGTTTTGCCTTTTACTACTTTGACGGTGCAAGGTGATGTGAAGAAATGAAAATTGAGAAGGTGCTGAACAACAACGTAGTTACCGTAATTGATCCGGGAGGAAACGAACTGGTCGTTATGGGACGTGGAATTGCCTTCAAAAAGCATACTGGTGAATCGATTGACGAAAGTCTCGTCGAAAAAATATTCTCGCTTGAAAGTAAGGAAGTATCACAGAAACTTAAAACACTTCTGTCTGATATCCCGGTTGAATATGTCGAGTGCTCGGATGAGATTATCCGTTATGCCGAGACGGTGTTAGGTGAGAAGCTGCATGAAAGCATCTACATTTCACTGACGGATCATATTCATTTTGCCATTGATCGACATCGTCAAGGATTGCAGATCCGTAACGCATTGTTCTGGGAGATCAAGCGCATGTACCGGAAGGAATATGCCATTGGACTCAAGGCGCTACAGATTATTGAGGAAACTTTAGGTGTCCTGTTACCCGAAGACGAATGCGCATTCATTGCAATGCATCTGGTTAATGCCCAGATGAACGGTGAGATGAGGGAAACGATCAGTATTACAAACATTGTTAAGGACATACTTAACATCGTAAGACGTAGCTTTGTGATTGAACTTGATGAAGATTCATTGAGTTATTATCGATTTTTAACTCATCTGAAGTTCTTTGCCCAACGTGTGCTGCAAGGAACGGCGATTGAAGATAAAGAAGAAGATAACCCGCTTCATGACTTGGTGAGCAAGCAGTATCCGGAAGCACATGCATGTGCAGTAAGGATCAGCGACTATACGCGTAAGATCTATAATCGGTTGTTGTCCAAGGAAGAAATACTGTATCTAACCATTCATATTGAACGAGTTGTCAGAAATGAACAAACAATTGAATAAAGTTGGGATTGTTACTGCTAAAAAGGCAAAACCTAAACGTTGAATAATGATAAGCTTTTCTGCTTTGTCATTATTCAGTGTTTAGGTTTTTTTTTAACCTTCATTACACATAAAAGGAGCAAAACACAATGGATAAACAACAATTGTCCAAGGATATTTTGAAGCTTGTTGGTGGCGAAGAGAATATCGATCAAGTCACACACTGTATGACAAGACTCAGATTTAACCTGAATGACAACCAAAAAGCGGACAAAGCGACGCTAAAAAATACACCAGGTGTGATGGGCGTGATGGAGAACGGTGGACAGTTCCAGGTTATCATCGGTAACGATGTACCTGTCGTGTATAACGCACTTGTTGGCAACATGTCCAAATCTCCAAACGCAGATAATGCAACATCAAGTGCTTCAACTGGGGAGAAGAAAAAGAGAAATCCGGTAAGTGCGTTGTTCGACTTCATTTCCGGTATATTTACACCGATTCTGCCAGCGATTACAGGTGCAGGTATGATCAAAGGGATCGTGGCCATCCTTGTTGCACTTGAATGGTTGTCCGACACCAGCTCGACCTACATCATTTTGTCTGCAATCGGTGACGGTGCATTCTACTTCCTGCCAATCATTCTGGCGATCAGTGCTGCACGCAAACTGGGTAGCAATATGTATATTGGTGCAGCGCTCGCGGCGGGCATTATGCATCCAACGATTACGGCATTACTAGTCGAAGGGGATTCAACTTTTGCAGGGATTAAGGTTATTGCCGCAACTTACGCTTCTAGTGTAATCCCAATTATTCTTGCTATCTGGATTGCTTCTTATGTAGAGAAAGCAGTTAATCATGTTACTCATGCTTCTCTGAAGCTCTTGGTTGTTCCAACAGTAACTCTGTTGATTATGGTTCCGCTGACCTTGATTACCGTTGGTCCATTAGGGACGGTACTCGGTAATGGTTTGTCTGGTGGTATTGCTTGGTTGTTCGACAATATGTCTATCTTTGCAAGTATCCTGATTGGTGGAACGATGTCACTGCTGATCATCACGGGTATGCACTATGCCTTGCTGCCAATCGTTGTTGGTTCGATAGCAACGTTGGGCTATGACTATATTATTCCTTTAATGTTTGCAGCGAACTGGGCGCAGTCAGGTAGTGCCGTTGGTGTTGCGTTGAAATCAAAAAATGCTCAAACCAGATCTCTTGGCTACTCCACGGGTCTCACTGCTTTTATGGGAATTACTGAACCGGCCATGTATGGTATCAACATGAAATTTAAAAAACCGTTTATTGCAGCCCTGATCGGTGGAGCGGCAGGTGGTGCATTTATGGGTATTTTCCAAGCAAAAGCATTTGTACCAGTAGGTCTTGCAGGTTTGCCAAGTGTTGCTGCCTATATCAGTTCAGATATAAGTACACTCATTTATGCTGTTGGAGGTGCTTTAGTTGCATTGTTAGTAGCGGCAGTACTGACGTACATTCTTGGGTTCCAAGAAGAAAATGCATCGGAGCCAGTAGCTGCACCAGCAGCTGAGCCGGCAACACCAGCAGCAACAACTTCTGCTGCTGTAACTGAAGAAGCAAAAGCACAAGATGAGCAAGTATTCAGCCCAATCACAGGTGAAGTTAAACCGCTGAGCGAAGTGCCGGACCCTGCATTCTCTGAAGAGATTATGGGTAAAGGATTCGCGATTCAACCATCTGAGGGCCGCGTTGTATCTCCGATCAACGGAACCGTGTTCTCGTTATCGAAGAGTGGACATGCCATTGGTCTGGTAAGTGATACAGGCGCAGAAATGTTGATTCATATCGGGATTGATACCGTGAAGTTGAAAGGTCAGTTCTTCTCTCCTAAAGTTCAAGCAGGTGCGAAGGTAACCGTAGGTGATGTACTGATGGAGTTCGACCGGGAACAGATCGAAAAAGCCGGTTATACAACGATTACACCAGTCATTATTACAAACATGCATCAGTATGAGTCCATTGAGTCTGCTGGTCGCACTACGATCAAAGAAAAAGACTTGTTGTTCACAGCTAAAGCTTAACCATAAAATGAAACAGCAGCTTCACCGGAATGTAATCCGGTAAAGCTGCTGTTTTTTGCTTATAGCCTTTTACACCACGGGAAGCATTCCCTGAACCAATTGCACAAAGTGTTGTGCAGGCTTGGACAGATAACGGTTCTGCAGCCAGACCAGCGCCGAGCCAACCGTGGAATGCTGATCCTGGATGCGATATACGTGGAATGGGTGCTCGTGATATAGCTGTAGTACCGTGTGAGGCACGATGGAACTGGCGAAGCCGAGTCGGACCAGTTCCAGCAACATATTAATGTCTGAGCACTCACCCATGATGGAGGGGGTAACCTGATGCTCCCGGAACTTGTCCAAAATTAGCTCGAACATACCGAGTCCTTCTGTGCTTGGAAGCAGTAGAGGGATACCTGTAAGCTGCTCAAAATAAGTCCCCATCTCCGCTCCTGGTCCCATCTCTGTCGGACTATCAAGCGGTGTTGAAGAAATATAGAAGAGTCGTTCCTGTGGCAGGTGCAGCACCTCATAGCGTTCTGTCTGGACGGGCATGCGTACACAGGCGAGTTCAACTTTGCCATCTTCCAGCAGGCGGCATAATTGTGCAGACTCATTTTGCTGAATTTTATAGGTAA
The nucleotide sequence above comes from Paenibacillus sp. W2I17. Encoded proteins:
- a CDS encoding LuxR C-terminal-related transcriptional regulator, encoding MPAITFASQHEESPTCSHAAGTAPFDYLPKSSLDRLRKINHFLIHAFQNSISVIKENLTGTYLFLLADTNGVLLSMNYSSDLKAVVEHSPIRPGMFFTAKSCGVNAISETMDNNKPVLLLPEQHESPYFQSWHCYAAPLSMGSQHVGYLDVSTINADMQGELIAIAKLIPAYMQNCYQSQQTAELCDKPAVEFTERQLTILEMIAGGLTVKAIALKLKIKECTVNHHKKVIFNKLGVQSSTEAVSIASRMSYV
- a CDS encoding suppressor of fused domain protein; protein product: MTQEENTSGWDAIDQSMRELYGEQEPKHYGTALPYMLGGPDPLDGISVYEVNTPMPHWHFVTYGFSELYEKEMQDASKNGYGFELTFRLTRSEAETDPPAWALNLLQNVGRYVFNSGNIFQPGDYMDANGPICLESDTLLTALSFIEDPDLPAISTPNGSVQFIQMVGITGRELEMIQSWNARGFLSASSMFMPKYVTDLMRNSYADIPSVIQAVEDGMEQDGSSTAFLFIQQLTWESPRKKLLQKSVPAKLQLGAKQAALVGTILRSRISKGASLSLIGPDTNILFEAGEQPAVLESDRQVTLTVNKQIVEELAENLRPVEGTFEITSLDHILVQIVRTEIKDQEGHVIQTIG
- a CDS encoding antitoxin Xre/MbcA/ParS toxin-binding domain-containing protein yields the protein MSMKGIYLKEFNQASWDSFSEGFEELEQKLDHAWVERARLQGIPADISRVLLCEMGEYAFDWIAKDIPALGDQSPAVYLETEEGAQALRAAIMRMPR
- a CDS encoding glycoside hydrolase family 1 protein, which produces MTTAKKGFPENFLWGGATAANQLEGAFDKDGKGLSTADMIAHVPKEKRTGGHAMEISSSRIEEILSGKIEERFPKRFGIDFYHHFREDIALFAEMGFKVFRLSIHWARIFPNGYDQEPNEAGLKFYDEVFDELLKYGIEPLVTLSHYETPLGLTQKYNGWAGREVIQHYVRYAETVFNRYKNKVKYWLTFNEINVMLFSPYTGGGILIDKVDNKLQTTYQALHHQFVASALVTKLAHEIIPGSQVGCMLARMETYAATCNPVDVRLAQHENQINLFFTDMHARGKYPNYMARYFEENDIVIQKEAGDDEILLNNTVDFISFSYYMSVTKSASADKEETTGNLTGGVKNPYLEASDWGWEIDPIGLRVTLNNFWDRYQKPLFIVENGLGAYDRVEEDGSIHDSYRVDYLKKHIEQMKEAIKDGVDLIGFTAWGPIDLVSMSTSEMSKRYGFIYVDLDDEGNGTLKRSKKDSFDWYKNVISSNGEQL
- a CDS encoding glycoside hydrolase family 1 protein; translated protein: MTTPFPKDFLWGGAVAANQLEGAYNTDGKGLSVQDVMPHGITTPRTEAPTEDNLKLIGIDFYNRYKEDVKLFAEMGFKVFRTSIAWSRIFPKGDELEPNEKGLQFYDDLFDECHKYGIEPLVTISHYETPLHLSKTYDGWVNRKMIDFYERYVTVLFNRYKGKVKYWLTFNEINSILEEPFMSGGIYTPKAELSKQDLYQAIHHELVASALAVKLGHEIMPEAKIGCMVLSMPTYPLTPNPDDVVAAMHAEQRNDIFADIHARGYYPKYINRYFKANNINIKFEDGDAEILKHTVDFISFSYYVSICETGDPEKRVEGKGNLFAGVQNPYLKASEWGWQIDPQGLRVTLNKYWDRYQKPLFIVENGLGAVDELITDENGNKTVNDDYRIQYLNDHLVQVGEALEDGVEVMGYTSWGCIDLVSASTAEMKKRYGFIYVDRNNDGSGTLDRYKKKSFHWYKEVISTNGASLKNNNE
- the licT gene encoding BglG family transcription antiterminator LicT; this translates as MKIEKVLNNNVVTVIDPGGNELVVMGRGIAFKKHTGESIDESLVEKIFSLESKEVSQKLKTLLSDIPVEYVECSDEIIRYAETVLGEKLHESIYISLTDHIHFAIDRHRQGLQIRNALFWEIKRMYRKEYAIGLKALQIIEETLGVLLPEDECAFIAMHLVNAQMNGEMRETISITNIVKDILNIVRRSFVIELDEDSLSYYRFLTHLKFFAQRVLQGTAIEDKEEDNPLHDLVSKQYPEAHACAVRISDYTRKIYNRLLSKEEILYLTIHIERVVRNEQTIE
- a CDS encoding beta-glucoside-specific PTS transporter subunit IIABC; its protein translation is MDKQQLSKDILKLVGGEENIDQVTHCMTRLRFNLNDNQKADKATLKNTPGVMGVMENGGQFQVIIGNDVPVVYNALVGNMSKSPNADNATSSASTGEKKKRNPVSALFDFISGIFTPILPAITGAGMIKGIVAILVALEWLSDTSSTYIILSAIGDGAFYFLPIILAISAARKLGSNMYIGAALAAGIMHPTITALLVEGDSTFAGIKVIAATYASSVIPIILAIWIASYVEKAVNHVTHASLKLLVVPTVTLLIMVPLTLITVGPLGTVLGNGLSGGIAWLFDNMSIFASILIGGTMSLLIITGMHYALLPIVVGSIATLGYDYIIPLMFAANWAQSGSAVGVALKSKNAQTRSLGYSTGLTAFMGITEPAMYGINMKFKKPFIAALIGGAAGGAFMGIFQAKAFVPVGLAGLPSVAAYISSDISTLIYAVGGALVALLVAAVLTYILGFQEENASEPVAAPAAEPATPAATTSAAVTEEAKAQDEQVFSPITGEVKPLSEVPDPAFSEEIMGKGFAIQPSEGRVVSPINGTVFSLSKSGHAIGLVSDTGAEMLIHIGIDTVKLKGQFFSPKVQAGAKVTVGDVLMEFDREQIEKAGYTTITPVIITNMHQYESIESAGRTTIKEKDLLFTAKA
- a CDS encoding LysR family transcriptional regulator, whose translation is MDIKQCRYFIAIAEEKQITAAARRLHMAQPPLSQQLKLMEEELGVILFERKGRMMELTQAGRSFYDYAVTLTKYMEEAVMEMQSFRHGIRGKLAIGINTISDRLIPQALQQFRTTHPQVTYKIQQNESAQLCRLLEDGKVELACVRMPVQTERYEVLHLPQERLFYISSTPLDSPTEMGPGAEMGTYFEQLTGIPLLLPSTEGLGMFELILDKFREHQVTPSIMGECSDINMLLELVRLGFASSIVPHTVLQLYHEHPFHVYRIQDQHSTVGSALVWLQNRYLSKPAQHFVQLVQGMLPVV